TCTTTGAACTTAAAAGGCTGGATCCCTCCTATAAGGTGTTCTTTGATAATGAGAAGACCGTCAGCATATCAGCCGATATTGAAAAAAATTATGAGCTCTTCGATAGCTTTGAGGAGAGAGGGGCTGAAAAACTCAGGGATTACCTGGAATCAGCAGGGAAACTCTATGAATCCGTTGTAAAGAAGATGCTGTACAGGGATTACAGGTCAATCCTTGATTTACTCAACGGAAAACTTCTCCTGCAGGGCCTGAGGCTCAACATACTGGAGTCCCTTGAACACTTCGTCAGCCGCCGCTTTGAAAGTGAGGAGGCCCGTAAGATCCTCCAGTACTCCATAGGGTTCCTTGGAAGCGCCCCCCAGAACACACCATCCATGTACCATATAATGTCACACATCGACATGACAATGGGGGTCTTCTACCCTGAAGGCGGTATAAGACGGGTTGCGGCTTCCATATATGAACTGGCCCTTGCACATGGCGCCAGATTCCATTTCAACGAGGAAGTTAAACGGATAGAGGTCACCGATGGAAGGGCAATCTCGGTTATAACCGATAAAAACATCTATGAAGCAGATGCTGTAGTTGTGAACGCCGATTACCCCCACAGTGAACTTGAACTCCTTGATAAACCCCACCGCACCTATGATGAGGATTACTGGAAATCAAGGGTCCTCGCACCATCCGCCTTTGTGGCTTATCTCGGTGTTGATCGTGTCTTTGACAGCCTGGAGCACCATAACCTCTTCCTTGAGAAGGACTGGGCAGAGAAGTTTCAGCAGGTCTTTGATCCAGAAAAGGCTGCCTGGCCAGAGAAACCATCATACTATGTCAATGTACCCTCAAGGACCGACACAACGGCAGCACCTGAAGGCTCTGACACCCTCTTTATACTGGTCCCCCTTGCCCCTGGAATGGAGGACACACCAGAACTCAGGGAGAGGCTCTACAGTAACATAATGGACGACCTTGAGGAGAAGATAGGTGAAAATATAAGGGAACACGTGGTTGTTAAGAGAATATTCGCCATAAATGACTTCAGGGAGCGCTACAACGCATACAGAGGCACAGCCCTTGGCCTGTCACATACACTTAGACAGACAGCACTCTGGAGGCCTTCACATAAGAGCAGGAAGGTTAAGAACCTCTACTACACAGGACAGTACACCCATCCAGGTATAGGGGTCCCGATGACACTCATATCCTCCCAGATAGTGTGCAGGGAGATCCAGGATGAACTGGAGGATATTAAGGCCAAATAAAGAATCATGCCATGATGCAGGTGATGGAAAATTGGTTGATGACAGGATTTATTCGATATTCAAGAGGGGAAGTAAAACATACTTCTACAGCACCCTTTTCTTCCCGGGGGATGTTAGAAGGGATGTCTTCATCCTCTACAGTTTTTTAAGAAAGGCTGATGACTACGTTGATGCCATACCCCAGGATACCGAGGGGTTCTATTCCTTTGTTGAACGATACAGGACGGCCATGTCAGGTGAGAGGACAGGGGACATAGTTGTTGACTCATTTTCAGAGCTATCAGCAAGGAAATCATTCAGGAGGGAATGGACAGACGCATTCCTCAAGTCCATGGAGATGGATATAACCGTTTCGGACTACGGTACAATGAAGGACCTTGATGAGTATCTCTTCGGATCATCCGAGGTTGTCGGGCTTTTTATGGCCCGGATAATGGGACTGGATGAAGATTCCTATCCCTATGCAAGGTACCTTGGAAGGGCCATGCAGTATGTTAACTTCATAAGGGATATTTCAGAGGACCTCCAGCTTGGAAGACTTTATTTCCCCAGGGAGGAACTTGAAAGATTTGACCTTGAAAGCCTGGAGTACGGGGAGGTGATGGGAAAGAAGGATAACTTCATATCATTCCTCAGGGCCCAGATAGGGATATACAGGGAGTGGCAGAGCACCGCAGAGAAGGGCTATTCATACATACCCTACCGTTATCTTCTGCCGATAAAGACCGCAGCGGACATGTACCTCTGGACGGCCCGTGTCATAGAAATGAACCCCCTAACGGTCTATGAAAGGAAGGTCAAGCCATCAAAGGGAAGGATAGTCTCGGGGGCGATCACCAACATGTTCCGCATCATACCCGTGACCCACAGGGGCTGAAGTGATCAAATGGTCATCCAAGGGTCTCAAGGGCATGGAGGTGTCACTGACACCTTCAAATTCATCTTAAGAGTATCAAGGCCGCGTTTCTGGATTTACACCGGTGGAACATATGTTATAGGGTACACGCTGGGTGCATACGGGTTCATGGATTTCCTGGCCCCCTCTTACTATGTATACCTCATTTATTTCTTCCTGCCGGCGAACATCTTCATCTACGGTGTGAATGACTGCTGGGATGAGGAGACAGACTGCCTGAATCCAAAGAAGGGAACCATGGAGCACATGCTCGAGTCCTTTGAGAGAAGGAAACTGCTCATCTCACTGGCAGCCGTGGCGGTCCTCAGCGCGGTTCTCATGTTATCCCAGACACCCGAGGAGGCACTGATATTCCTGGGCTTCCTTTTCCTCTCCTACTTCTACAGTGCACCGCCCCTGAGGTTCAAGGAGAAGCCTTTCCTTGACTTCTCATCCAATTACCTCTACATAATGCCAGGGATATTCGGTTATAACCTGGTGACAGGATCATTACCCGATTTAAATCTGTTAGTTGCAGGGTTCTGCCATATAGCTGCGATGCACATCTTCTCTGCAGTCCCTGACACAGAATATGATTCTGAAACCGGCATCATAACCACACCTGTCTTCATAGGGAGGAGGAAGGCCCTTGGACTCTCAGCATTCTTCTGGATTATACTATCCCTTCTGACGGTACACCTCACGGATTTCCATCCCTTAAGTTTCCTGGTATTCCTGTATCCACTGTTCCCTCTTTCAGTCCTTCTATCTGAGAGGATAAGGATTGAAAGGATTTACTGGTACCTCCCCTACATCAACACTTCACTCGGAGGCCTCCTATTCCTGGCACTTATAAATAATAGGGTCTTCCACTGGATATAGGGTATCAGGAACATCAGCAGGGTCCCCATATGACTACCATAGTCTGAGCCCCGTCCTGTAGAGTATGAGGGTGATGATGACGGTTCCGGTTATGAAGGGGACTTCAAGGCCGGTGAAGAGGGATGCGGCTGTCCAGAAACACATTATGAGGTAGAGGCTTGAAACAGAACCCTCTGGCATTTCCCTGAAACCATCCCTGAGCACGGCCAGGAGTATTAAAGCCGCCAGGAATCCGGTCAGGAGCCACCCTGCAAAGTTCTGCAGGGGCACCCCGTAGAATATACCGGGATTGTCCCAGACCCAGAAACGGAGGGCCACCGCCATGGGGTCTATCACCATGTCACAGAGAACAGCAAGGACGGCCGTCAGAAGAAGGAATCCTGGGAGCCCATCAACAGATTCCTTTGCAAGGTATGCGCAGCCAAGGAAGATTGGAAGCCATGCAAAGGGGACCGTGAAGGGCGTGTACCCCAATAACTTTAAACCTATAATGCCAGTATAATGGAACCCTGAGTATGGAAAACCCGTTATTATGGCGATAGTTTCAAGTACAATTGCATAAACCCCGAGTATAAGTATCAGAATGACGCCACGACCATCCATCCCCCTGAGATGGCAAGGAAGGATGGAACTGCAAGGGCCATGATAAAAAGAACCGATATGATGGAATACCCTGAGATGTTAACATTAACAACAAAGTAGGATACTGTGGCAAGGATTAACCCTGTAAAGAGGATAACGGCCGATTTAAGATTCAGTTTTCCTGGCAGCAGAATCACCCCTGTAGATTTCAGGTCTGCGGTTCCTTAGAATGGGAAGCTCCCTCCTTGTTTTATCAATGAGTTCCATTTCCAGGTCAAGGGTGAAAACACCCTCCCCTTCATCGGCCTCAAGGACAACACCTCCCCAGGGGTCGGCCACCATTGAGTGGCCATAGGCGACATAACATGCATCAGGGTTCCTTGCCTGAGAGACCCCAACACAGTAGCACTGGTTGTCAAGGGCCCTCGACCTTATAAGGAGTTCCCAGTGGGCCGGGCCCGTTGTCATATTGAAGGCCCCGGGGAATATGAGTATCTCTGCTCCTTCAAGGACCATCATCCTTGAAAGTTCCGGGAAACGGATATCATAGCATATACCGACCCCCACCCTACCGTGGGGGGTGTCTATCACGGTTGCACCGTCACCGGCAAGGAGGCTCTCTGACTCCCTGAAGGTTATCTCTCCTGGAACATCGATATCAAAGAGATGAACCTTCCTGTGCCTCCCGGCGATATTTCCAGCATCATCAATGATGAATGATGTGTTGTACACTCCCTCGGGTGTCTTTTCAGGAATTGAACCCGCCACTATGTAAACACCGAGTTCCTCTGCAAGGACCCCCATGGCACCTACGGCGGGTCCATTTTCATCTTCAGCATACACGGCAAACCTCATGGTGTCATAGGGGCATATGAACATTTCAGGGAGCACCACAAGGTCAGCCCCCATACCGGCGGCTTCCCGCACCATTGAAGATGCCCTTTCAATGTTCCCATACTTATCTTCAGTTACAAGCATCTGGCAGATCCCGATTTTAATATCAAACACCTCCCCGTAGCTTTCATGATTATCAGAGCGCGGTGTTCTCAAGAAGTATCTTCAAACCTATGATTATGAGGATGACGCCTCCAAGGGCCTCGGTCCGGTTCTCAAAGATATGCCCTATCCTCTCACCCAGATAACTCCCCCCAATGGACATGATGAAGCTCAGGACCCCTATTATCAGGAC
The sequence above is drawn from the Methanothermobacter wolfeii genome and encodes:
- a CDS encoding phytoene desaturase family protein, giving the protein MEAIIVGSGFGGLSAAALLAKKDFSVTVIEKNEGPGGRASVYSEGGFTFDMGPSWYLMPDIFQSFFEEFGKKPEDFFELKRLDPSYKVFFDNEKTVSISADIEKNYELFDSFEERGAEKLRDYLESAGKLYESVVKKMLYRDYRSILDLLNGKLLLQGLRLNILESLEHFVSRRFESEEARKILQYSIGFLGSAPQNTPSMYHIMSHIDMTMGVFYPEGGIRRVAASIYELALAHGARFHFNEEVKRIEVTDGRAISVITDKNIYEADAVVVNADYPHSELELLDKPHRTYDEDYWKSRVLAPSAFVAYLGVDRVFDSLEHHNLFLEKDWAEKFQQVFDPEKAAWPEKPSYYVNVPSRTDTTAAPEGSDTLFILVPLAPGMEDTPELRERLYSNIMDDLEEKIGENIREHVVVKRIFAINDFRERYNAYRGTALGLSHTLRQTALWRPSHKSRKVKNLYYTGQYTHPGIGVPMTLISSQIVCREIQDELEDIKAK
- a CDS encoding phytoene/squalene synthase family protein; translated protein: MVDDRIYSIFKRGSKTYFYSTLFFPGDVRRDVFILYSFLRKADDYVDAIPQDTEGFYSFVERYRTAMSGERTGDIVVDSFSELSARKSFRREWTDAFLKSMEMDITVSDYGTMKDLDEYLFGSSEVVGLFMARIMGLDEDSYPYARYLGRAMQYVNFIRDISEDLQLGRLYFPREELERFDLESLEYGEVMGKKDNFISFLRAQIGIYREWQSTAEKGYSYIPYRYLLPIKTAADMYLWTARVIEMNPLTVYERKVKPSKGRIVSGAITNMFRIIPVTHRG
- a CDS encoding prenyltransferase, coding for MVIQGSQGHGGVTDTFKFILRVSRPRFWIYTGGTYVIGYTLGAYGFMDFLAPSYYVYLIYFFLPANIFIYGVNDCWDEETDCLNPKKGTMEHMLESFERRKLLISLAAVAVLSAVLMLSQTPEEALIFLGFLFLSYFYSAPPLRFKEKPFLDFSSNYLYIMPGIFGYNLVTGSLPDLNLLVAGFCHIAAMHIFSAVPDTEYDSETGIITTPVFIGRRKALGLSAFFWIILSLLTVHLTDFHPLSFLVFLYPLFPLSVLLSERIRIERIYWYLPYINTSLGGLLFLALINNRVFHWI
- the cruF gene encoding bisanhydrobacterioruberin hydratase CruF, which translates into the protein MDGRGVILILILGVYAIVLETIAIITGFPYSGFHYTGIIGLKLLGYTPFTVPFAWLPIFLGCAYLAKESVDGLPGFLLLTAVLAVLCDMVIDPMAVALRFWVWDNPGIFYGVPLQNFAGWLLTGFLAALILLAVLRDGFREMPEGSVSSLYLIMCFWTAASLFTGLEVPFITGTVIITLILYRTGLRLW
- a CDS encoding carbon-nitrogen hydrolase family protein; translation: MLVTEDKYGNIERASSMVREAAGMGADLVVLPEMFICPYDTMRFAVYAEDENGPAVGAMGVLAEELGVYIVAGSIPEKTPEGVYNTSFIIDDAGNIAGRHRKVHLFDIDVPGEITFRESESLLAGDGATVIDTPHGRVGVGICYDIRFPELSRMMVLEGAEILIFPGAFNMTTGPAHWELLIRSRALDNQCYCVGVSQARNPDACYVAYGHSMVADPWGGVVLEADEGEGVFTLDLEMELIDKTRRELPILRNRRPEIYRGDSAARKTES